The following are encoded in a window of Gramella sp. MT6 genomic DNA:
- a CDS encoding xanthine dehydrogenase family protein subunit M encodes MRPFTYTSATNKEQALKATTKTSHYLAGGTNLVDLMKEDVERPDQLIDVNKLDYKKITKNDKGGLTLGAMLSNSETANHPDIRKQYPLLSMAMLSAATAQIRNMASNGGNLLQRTRCPYFFETSMPCNKRQPGSGCGALEGMNSLHAIFGYSDSCIATNPSDMCVALAALGATVEVEQPVGSSRMIEFTDFHRLPGDKPEKDTNLEEGELITAIHLTEPVFADHYYYLKIRERSSYAFALISVAAGLQVKSGTITKVGLAMGGVAHKPWKLYDSEEFLKGKKPSQSNFEQAAEIALKDAKPFEANKWKVDMGKKAIVRALTQAFEREV; translated from the coding sequence ATGAGACCATTCACCTATACAAGTGCAACAAATAAGGAACAGGCGCTAAAGGCTACCACTAAAACTTCGCACTATCTCGCCGGAGGTACTAACCTGGTAGACCTAATGAAAGAAGATGTAGAGCGGCCAGACCAGTTAATAGACGTAAACAAGCTTGATTATAAAAAGATCACTAAGAACGATAAGGGAGGTTTGACACTGGGAGCAATGCTTAGTAATTCTGAGACTGCAAATCATCCCGACATTAGGAAGCAATATCCACTACTTAGTATGGCGATGCTTTCTGCAGCTACTGCCCAGATAAGGAATATGGCGAGTAATGGCGGAAACCTATTACAGCGCACGCGTTGTCCGTATTTTTTCGAGACTTCCATGCCTTGTAATAAAAGGCAACCCGGCTCTGGATGTGGAGCTTTGGAGGGGATGAATTCCCTGCACGCTATTTTTGGTTATAGTGATAGTTGTATTGCTACCAATCCTTCAGATATGTGTGTAGCTCTGGCTGCACTGGGGGCCACGGTTGAAGTCGAGCAACCCGTAGGTTCATCCAGAATGATAGAATTTACAGATTTTCATCGTTTACCGGGAGATAAGCCCGAGAAGGACACTAATCTTGAAGAGGGCGAATTAATTACGGCTATTCACCTTACCGAACCTGTGTTTGCAGATCACTATTATTATTTAAAGATCCGGGAGCGATCCAGTTATGCTTTTGCTTTGATTTCGGTTGCAGCCGGACTTCAGGTAAAAAGCGGAACTATCACTAAGGTAGGATTAGCCATGGGGGGTGTTGCACATAAGCCTTGGAAACTTTATGATTCTGAAGAATTTCTGAAAGGGAAAAAACCTAGCCAGTCCAACTTTGAGCAGGCGGCAGAGATCGCACTGAAAGACGCCAAACCATTTGAAGCTAATAAATGGAAAGTAGATATGGGTAAAAAAGCGATCGTAAGAGCACTTACCCAGGCATTCGAAAGAGAAGTATAG
- a CDS encoding xanthine dehydrogenase family protein molybdopterin-binding subunit, with protein sequence MKTVKASGVGQAIDRVEGHLKVTGKAKYASEFPVENKVFAQGINSTIAKGEIVSIDTSEAEKLDGVLKVITYKNAEKLKTFDKEMTAIATDTIAPVLQSNKVNYYGEYVGLVVAETFEQAQYAARLVKFEYKKDPSAVIKFEESRSKAYTPDNGSNYSRGDMQRGLSEADVVVEQTYNTPIEHHHPMELHAIIASWDNGKVMAYASQQMVDDATIAISSTFQIPKKDVRVVSAFVGGGFGSKLNLERHAILAVMAAKMVGRPVQVTVTRTQMFTNTGMRQQNEQKMRIGAKNDGTLTALSHETLSHTSTNMEYQEPCGMVSKMLYKVPNNEVTYKLIPMNIQTPFAMRAPGEATGSFALESAMDEMAWKLKMDPIDFRIKNDTQTDLHENRPFSSRLLVECLRIGAEKFGWEDRKMEPGTNKKGNWLIGYGVSAASRNSPYQKTYSKVILDLEDDEKVHATIQMDGTDIGTGSYTIIAQTASEYLNIPVEQVSVELGDSNFPVTPGSGGSWGAASYCNGARAACENAVKGLKDNRNIPQEEEVALAELLKRNQIKTFEAEGMAEPSKEFEEYSVFSFGANFCEVWVDKDTGMYRIKRMVNVGSAGKILNPKTAYGQIIGGLTMGAGMVIAEKTQVEPNFGNFITRSFADYHVPVNLDMANIDVVFLPEEDKIANKMGIKGIGELGITSVAASIANAIFNATGKRMRDLPITPEKLIEAEVEEGVSLS encoded by the coding sequence ATGAAGACAGTTAAAGCATCGGGAGTTGGGCAAGCCATAGATAGAGTAGAAGGCCATCTTAAAGTTACAGGAAAGGCTAAATATGCTTCTGAATTTCCAGTGGAAAATAAGGTTTTTGCGCAGGGTATCAATAGTACGATCGCCAAAGGAGAGATCGTATCTATAGATACTTCCGAAGCCGAAAAACTAGACGGGGTTCTAAAAGTAATTACCTATAAGAATGCCGAAAAGCTGAAGACATTCGATAAGGAAATGACTGCTATTGCTACAGATACTATTGCTCCTGTTTTACAGAGCAACAAAGTGAATTATTATGGTGAATATGTAGGATTAGTGGTAGCAGAAACTTTTGAACAGGCACAATATGCGGCCCGTTTAGTGAAATTTGAATATAAGAAAGATCCTTCTGCCGTAATCAAATTTGAGGAATCGAGATCTAAAGCCTATACTCCCGATAATGGTTCTAATTATTCGCGTGGGGATATGCAGAGAGGCCTTTCTGAAGCTGATGTGGTGGTAGAGCAAACTTACAACACACCAATTGAGCATCATCATCCTATGGAACTACATGCGATTATCGCCTCATGGGATAATGGAAAGGTAATGGCCTATGCGAGTCAGCAGATGGTGGACGATGCAACGATCGCTATTTCTTCTACTTTTCAAATTCCAAAGAAGGATGTGCGGGTAGTTTCAGCATTTGTTGGTGGAGGCTTTGGGTCTAAACTGAACCTGGAACGCCATGCGATACTGGCGGTGATGGCGGCCAAAATGGTAGGCAGGCCAGTACAGGTTACGGTTACCAGGACGCAAATGTTTACCAACACAGGTATGCGCCAGCAAAATGAGCAAAAGATGCGAATTGGGGCTAAAAATGATGGTACGCTAACTGCGCTTTCTCATGAAACTCTCTCCCACACCTCTACAAACATGGAATACCAGGAGCCCTGCGGAATGGTTTCAAAAATGCTTTATAAAGTGCCCAATAACGAGGTGACCTATAAGCTGATTCCCATGAATATTCAAACGCCTTTTGCGATGAGAGCACCGGGAGAAGCCACGGGAAGTTTTGCCCTGGAATCTGCAATGGATGAAATGGCCTGGAAACTGAAAATGGACCCGATCGATTTTCGAATAAAAAATGATACACAAACAGATCTTCATGAGAACAGACCTTTTTCATCTAGACTTCTGGTGGAATGCTTAAGGATTGGTGCAGAGAAATTCGGCTGGGAAGATCGAAAGATGGAGCCCGGAACGAACAAAAAAGGCAACTGGCTTATTGGCTATGGTGTGAGTGCTGCTTCCAGAAATTCACCATATCAAAAAACATACTCCAAAGTGATCCTGGACCTTGAAGATGATGAGAAAGTGCATGCGACCATTCAGATGGACGGGACAGATATAGGTACCGGAAGTTATACAATTATCGCGCAAACCGCTTCAGAATATTTAAATATACCGGTTGAACAGGTAAGTGTTGAGCTGGGAGATTCCAACTTCCCGGTAACTCCGGGTTCCGGTGGATCCTGGGGAGCAGCTTCCTATTGTAATGGAGCTAGAGCTGCCTGTGAAAATGCTGTAAAAGGTTTAAAAGATAACAGAAATATTCCTCAGGAAGAAGAAGTAGCCCTTGCTGAACTCCTGAAAAGAAATCAGATCAAAACCTTTGAAGCTGAGGGAATGGCAGAACCATCTAAAGAATTTGAGGAATATTCGGTCTTTTCTTTCGGCGCTAACTTTTGTGAAGTTTGGGTAGATAAGGATACAGGAATGTACAGGATCAAAAGGATGGTGAACGTAGGTTCAGCAGGAAAAATTCTGAATCCTAAAACTGCCTACGGGCAGATCATTGGTGGTCTTACCATGGGTGCAGGAATGGTGATTGCTGAAAAAACACAGGTGGAGCCTAATTTCGGGAATTTTATTACCAGATCTTTTGCAGATTATCATGTTCCGGTAAACCTGGATATGGCTAATATAGATGTGGTATTTCTACCTGAGGAAGATAAGATTGCGAACAAAATGGGCATCAAAGGGATTGGCGAATTAGGTATTACCAGTGTGGCAGCTTCTATTGCTAACGCGATATTCAACGCAACAGGAAAAAGAATGCGTGACCTGCCTATAACTCCGGAGAAATTAATTGAAGCCGAAGTGGAAGAGGGTGTTTCATTATCCTAA
- a CDS encoding TlpA disulfide reductase family protein produces MKLAVIKYRVFKLIFLIIISFSLIYCQEKKEKENVKETAKVEEPSENERSKKAVPDYYTSGIPVYEKFEDFEPILNIQNDTTYVINFWATWCKPCIKELPHFKDLDSIYKDKKMKVVLVSLDFPKDVDTKLVSFVKENQIEDKVVVLLDGKYNDWIDKVSPEWSGAIPATYIFNQDSNDLFQGAFENTSELVEVIEPFL; encoded by the coding sequence ATGAAACTGGCGGTCATAAAATACAGGGTTTTCAAATTGATATTCTTAATTATCATTTCATTTTCATTAATCTATTGTCAGGAGAAAAAAGAAAAAGAAAATGTAAAGGAAACTGCCAAAGTTGAAGAACCTTCAGAAAATGAAAGGTCCAAAAAGGCTGTTCCAGATTATTATACTAGCGGAATTCCGGTATATGAGAAGTTTGAAGATTTTGAGCCTATTTTAAATATTCAAAACGATACCACCTATGTTATCAATTTCTGGGCTACCTGGTGTAAACCCTGTATCAAGGAACTCCCGCATTTTAAAGATCTGGATTCAATTTATAAGGACAAAAAAATGAAGGTCGTTCTGGTTAGTTTAGACTTTCCAAAAGATGTTGACACCAAACTTGTATCATTTGTAAAGGAAAATCAAATTGAAGATAAGGTGGTTGTCCTACTGGATGGTAAGTACAATGACTGGATAGATAAGGTTTCTCCGGAATGGTCTGGTGCTATTCCAGCCACCTATATTTTTAACCAGGATAGTAATGATTTATTCCAGGGCGCTTTTGAAAACACAAGTGAACTTGTTGAGGTTATTGAACCATTTTTATAA
- a CDS encoding thioredoxin family protein: MKKTFLLIAAALLLMSFIGYEISDRSNVPGIEIGDKAPEFKLKNIDGKFYSFDNIKDANGKTPKGYIVVFTCNTCPYAIANEQRLIELHNNYASKGYPVVAIQPNDPSVQPGDSFAAMKENASEKGFPFLYLFDEGQEVYPKYGATKTPEVYLIDSKRILRYHGAIDDSPRDESGVSQKFVEEAIKAIEAGKDPDNRTTKAVGCSIKTA; this comes from the coding sequence ATGAAAAAGACATTTTTGCTAATAGCTGCCGCTTTATTACTGATGTCCTTTATCGGTTATGAAATCTCTGATAGATCAAATGTTCCAGGGATAGAGATAGGAGATAAGGCACCCGAATTTAAACTTAAGAACATCGACGGCAAGTTCTATTCTTTCGACAATATTAAAGACGCAAACGGAAAAACTCCTAAAGGTTACATTGTTGTGTTCACCTGTAATACCTGTCCTTATGCCATAGCGAATGAGCAGCGTCTTATTGAACTTCACAACAATTATGCTTCCAAGGGATATCCTGTGGTCGCTATCCAGCCGAATGACCCTTCAGTTCAGCCGGGGGACAGTTTTGCGGCCATGAAAGAAAATGCCAGTGAAAAGGGCTTTCCTTTTTTATATCTTTTTGATGAAGGGCAGGAGGTGTATCCTAAATATGGCGCTACCAAGACGCCTGAGGTATATTTAATAGATTCAAAAAGGATCCTGCGGTATCATGGAGCGATAGATGATAGTCCGCGGGATGAGTCTGGCGTAAGTCAGAAATTTGTTGAGGAAGCCATAAAAGCAATAGAAGCCGGGAAAGATCCGGACAACAGAACTACCAAGGCCGTGGGCTGTAGTATTAAAACAGCTTAG
- a CDS encoding SDR family oxidoreductase, with product MNILIIGGTGKTGKELIKQSIEKGYLVTALARNPQKIELNHSHLILKKGDVLKPETFGDAFKGQEAVLSALGHKKFIIKTSILSEGTKNIIAEMKRQNIKRFICITSLGINDSKFKLGLYYTLFLIPFILYFYFSDKSNQEKIIEESNLDWTIVRPGHFVSGRRTGKYKHGENQGHYIFTRKISRADVADFMIKQLKNDTYLHKKPGLTY from the coding sequence GTGAATATTCTAATTATCGGGGGAACGGGTAAAACTGGAAAGGAACTTATTAAACAAAGCATCGAAAAGGGATATTTGGTTACTGCGCTAGCACGTAATCCACAAAAAATTGAATTAAATCATTCTCACCTCATATTAAAAAAGGGAGATGTATTGAAACCAGAGACTTTCGGTGATGCGTTTAAAGGCCAAGAAGCAGTTTTATCTGCTTTAGGGCATAAAAAATTTATCATCAAGACCAGCATACTTTCTGAAGGCACCAAGAATATCATCGCTGAAATGAAAAGACAAAATATCAAAAGATTTATTTGCATTACTTCCCTGGGAATCAACGACAGCAAATTTAAGTTAGGCCTATACTACACCCTGTTTTTAATCCCATTTATCCTCTACTTCTATTTTTCTGATAAATCCAATCAGGAAAAAATAATTGAGGAAAGTAATTTAGATTGGACCATCGTGCGACCCGGTCACTTTGTGAGCGGAAGAAGAACAGGCAAATATAAACATGGAGAAAATCAAGGTCATTACATTTTCACCAGGAAAATTTCTCGTGCAGATGTCGCAGATTTTATGATTAAACAGTTAAAGAATGATACCTATTTACATAAAAAACCAGGTCTCACCTATTAA
- a CDS encoding OprD family outer membrane porin, with the protein MLQKITVILLIFLSFQLFSQEEKEAKNYGKLSGQWRSFYMLTDNTEDLKDYNALATGGHLNYKKNFFKGFEIGAALYTTWNLGIQDLTVPDLQTQKTSRYEEGLFDRLDLEDHSIFILGELYASYQNDQHFIKLGRMKFNSPLVNGQDGRMIPSLFQGVHYAFDSNRNTKIQMAAFNFMAPRSTGEFFKIGRSLGTYPIARNNDGEGSQYDNNNTDSDFLLIANIDQEISKNLKLEVWNYFIENVSNSFYLKPTYQVTDHIDIQGEWLHQTKINNGGNKLDSLSYFQDNSSDLLGLKIQYNWFKKNSLSLAYNRILPGGKFLFPREWGREFIFTFQKRERSEGVSDNHALVAYYDQHFKLFNENLAVRSIFSLGKHWNPSVLDPASNKYAMPDYTQVNIDLFFSFKNWKNLKPEILLVQKFGNGDIPDNPNLFFNKVDMFQLNFVLNYNF; encoded by the coding sequence ATGCTTCAGAAAATTACTGTGATACTTTTGATCTTTTTATCCTTTCAGCTATTCTCACAGGAAGAAAAAGAGGCGAAAAATTATGGAAAATTATCCGGGCAGTGGAGAAGCTTTTATATGCTTACTGATAATACTGAAGATCTCAAAGACTATAATGCTCTTGCCACCGGTGGTCATTTAAATTATAAAAAGAATTTCTTTAAGGGTTTTGAAATTGGTGCCGCCTTATACACCACCTGGAACCTCGGAATTCAGGATCTTACCGTACCTGATCTACAAACTCAGAAAACAAGCAGGTACGAAGAGGGCCTTTTTGACCGGCTGGACCTGGAAGACCACTCGATTTTTATATTAGGAGAATTATATGCCAGTTACCAAAATGATCAACATTTTATCAAATTAGGCAGAATGAAGTTTAATTCTCCGCTGGTAAATGGCCAGGACGGCAGGATGATCCCTTCATTATTTCAGGGCGTTCATTACGCTTTTGATTCCAATAGAAATACCAAAATTCAAATGGCAGCATTCAATTTTATGGCGCCTCGTTCTACCGGGGAGTTTTTTAAGATCGGAAGAAGCCTGGGCACCTATCCAATTGCCAGGAATAATGATGGAGAAGGCTCTCAATATGACAATAACAATACTGATTCAGATTTTTTACTGATCGCAAATATAGACCAGGAAATCTCCAAGAATCTGAAGCTTGAGGTCTGGAATTATTTTATAGAAAATGTATCAAATTCATTTTATTTAAAACCAACGTACCAGGTAACCGATCATATTGATATACAGGGAGAATGGCTACATCAAACCAAAATTAATAATGGAGGAAATAAACTGGATTCTTTAAGTTACTTTCAGGATAATTCATCAGATCTGCTAGGATTAAAGATACAATATAACTGGTTTAAGAAGAATTCATTATCGCTTGCCTATAACCGGATACTTCCTGGTGGAAAATTCCTTTTTCCCAGGGAATGGGGAAGAGAATTCATATTCACATTTCAAAAACGGGAACGCAGTGAAGGTGTTTCAGACAATCATGCATTGGTCGCTTACTATGACCAACATTTCAAATTGTTTAATGAAAACTTAGCGGTAAGATCAATTTTTAGCTTAGGAAAACACTGGAACCCTTCTGTTCTCGATCCTGCATCGAATAAATATGCGATGCCAGATTATACTCAGGTAAATATTGACCTTTTCTTCTCATTTAAGAATTGGAAAAATTTGAAACCAGAAATATTACTTGTCCAAAAATTCGGGAATGGAGACATCCCAGATAATCCAAATCTATTCTTTAATAAAGTGGATATGTTTCAGCTAAATTTTGTGCTAAACTATAATTTTTAG
- a CDS encoding c-type cytochrome: protein MSNFSTLVRSIAKIFLLVTVLVIIVFIGVITYTTQPAIFTGYKIAPENWNPKNPDSIYASGFMDPEVEYGYLLISETSKYMGPQSEDPEMRLAGNNLSCTNCHLRAGTQAGSGSWVGVVDRFPQFRGRSNQEGTIEDRINGCMERSMNGRKMRDDSKEMQAIVTYMKWLSEGLPEKREKEFKGFPAIEIPGVAVDLKKGKELYARECSVCHGDNGAGQKLNDGSNNYLYPPLWGPDSFNDGAGMHRVLTAAQFIKSNMPFEQATWKDPKLTDEEAYHLAGYINSFSRPHKSDLEKDFPDRKLKPVSTPYGPWEDNFSAEQHKWGPFPPIIEFYKKNYNLQKIK from the coding sequence ATGAGTAATTTCAGTACACTGGTAAGATCTATCGCAAAAATTTTTTTGTTGGTAACTGTTCTTGTAATTATTGTTTTTATAGGAGTGATCACTTACACAACTCAACCAGCTATTTTTACCGGGTATAAGATCGCCCCGGAAAATTGGAACCCGAAAAACCCTGATTCCATTTATGCTTCTGGCTTTATGGATCCCGAAGTAGAATACGGCTACCTGCTAATATCCGAAACTTCGAAATATATGGGTCCACAATCTGAAGATCCCGAAATGAGATTAGCTGGTAATAATCTCTCCTGCACCAATTGCCATTTAAGAGCTGGAACGCAGGCCGGCTCTGGTTCCTGGGTTGGTGTGGTTGATAGGTTTCCTCAATTCAGAGGTAGATCAAATCAGGAAGGGACTATTGAAGATCGTATAAATGGTTGCATGGAACGAAGTATGAACGGCAGGAAAATGCGCGATGATTCAAAAGAGATGCAAGCTATTGTAACTTATATGAAGTGGCTTAGCGAAGGACTTCCTGAAAAAAGAGAAAAAGAATTCAAGGGCTTTCCGGCGATTGAGATCCCTGGAGTTGCGGTTGACCTGAAAAAAGGTAAAGAATTATATGCTAGAGAATGCTCCGTTTGCCATGGGGATAATGGAGCCGGTCAAAAATTGAATGATGGTTCCAATAACTATCTTTATCCTCCACTCTGGGGACCAGACAGCTTTAATGATGGAGCAGGAATGCATAGGGTTTTGACGGCAGCTCAATTCATTAAATCAAATATGCCTTTTGAACAGGCTACCTGGAAAGATCCAAAACTTACTGACGAAGAGGCCTATCATCTCGCAGGCTATATCAATAGCTTCTCACGACCTCATAAAAGCGATCTGGAAAAGGATTTTCCTGATCGTAAGCTAAAACCTGTTTCTACGCCTTATGGACCGTGGGAAGATAATTTTTCAGCAGAACAGCACAAATGGGGACCTTTCCCTCCAATAATTGAATTCTACAAAAAGAATTACAACCTCCAAAAGATCAAATAA
- a CDS encoding histidine kinase — MGKKLRTIGLHILFWILVVLYFAWGFGLGLDPMKSIYNALFFLPGHLIMVYSLLYFLVPKFLLNRKYWQFFLGLVILVFICGVYTVIAQLSISADPRFQGATFSVGRNILPFIHIAGIAASIKLLKYWYLQGKQTQEAEQQKTIAELKLLKAQLHPHFLFNTLNNLYSLTLEYSPNAPEIVLKLSALLRFMIYESNSPRIPLSKEIDLLQNYIALEKLRYGDRLDISVNISGDIDKFQIAPLLLLPFLENAFKHGTSKQIDQCWISFNLVQKADLMRFKLVNSIDQDYSHMDKMPCGLGLENVRKRLDIYYKDKYALNCQKLEEVFVINLKLELELLEDQYLDKLHLTKIV; from the coding sequence GTGGGTAAAAAGCTTAGAACTATTGGCCTGCATATCCTTTTCTGGATTCTGGTCGTTTTGTATTTCGCCTGGGGATTTGGCCTTGGTCTTGATCCTATGAAGTCTATTTATAACGCGTTGTTTTTCCTGCCGGGACATTTGATTATGGTGTATAGTCTCTTATACTTCCTGGTTCCAAAATTCCTGTTAAACAGGAAATACTGGCAATTCTTTCTTGGCCTGGTGATTTTAGTATTTATCTGCGGAGTTTATACAGTGATCGCACAGCTTTCAATCTCAGCAGATCCAAGATTTCAGGGAGCGACCTTTTCAGTAGGAAGAAATATTCTTCCATTTATTCATATTGCCGGGATAGCTGCTTCGATAAAACTTCTGAAATACTGGTACCTTCAGGGTAAACAAACTCAGGAAGCAGAACAACAAAAGACGATTGCTGAACTAAAATTATTGAAGGCACAACTTCATCCGCATTTTCTATTCAACACATTAAATAACCTTTATTCTCTAACTCTGGAATATTCGCCAAATGCTCCCGAGATCGTGCTTAAATTATCGGCTCTGCTCCGGTTCATGATCTATGAAAGTAATTCCCCCAGGATCCCATTATCTAAGGAGATCGATCTTCTGCAAAACTACATTGCATTGGAAAAGTTGCGCTATGGGGACAGGCTGGACATATCTGTGAACATTAGTGGAGATATAGATAAGTTCCAGATCGCACCTTTGTTATTGCTCCCATTTTTAGAAAATGCCTTTAAACATGGGACAAGCAAACAAATTGATCAATGCTGGATCAGCTTTAATCTGGTTCAAAAAGCAGATTTAATGCGATTTAAACTGGTAAATAGTATAGATCAGGATTATTCTCATATGGACAAAATGCCCTGTGGTTTAGGCCTGGAGAATGTGAGAAAAAGACTTGATATTTATTATAAGGATAAGTATGCCCTGAACTGTCAAAAACTGGAGGAAGTGTTTGTGATCAATTTAAAACTTGAACTTGAATTACTGGAAGATCAATATCTGGATAAATTACACCTAACCAAAATAGTTTAG
- a CDS encoding LytTR family DNA-binding domain-containing protein, translating into MSCKCIIVDDEPPAIKVLENYISTIVQLELLATCKNAFEALDVLSSQRPDLVFMDIQMPKLMGTELLKTLPYPPKVIFTTAHKDFAIEAFELDAVDYLLKPISFERFLKAVNKVLQVNYPLPETRNFGISFVYFRSDRKMMKVFIDEILYIESIRDYLIIHLEGNRELRVKLSLNQVIEMLPEIKFLRIHRSYIISIDKITAFTKTDVEIGRIELPIGKSYCSSFSKLVPTNANLPNGVEERE; encoded by the coding sequence ATGTCATGCAAATGTATAATCGTAGATGATGAACCTCCGGCAATTAAAGTTTTAGAAAACTATATATCTACTATCGTCCAGTTAGAGCTTCTCGCAACGTGTAAGAATGCTTTCGAAGCCTTAGATGTACTGAGTTCGCAAAGGCCAGATCTCGTCTTTATGGATATCCAAATGCCTAAACTCATGGGGACCGAATTATTAAAGACACTCCCTTATCCACCAAAGGTTATATTTACTACAGCTCATAAGGATTTTGCTATAGAAGCCTTTGAACTTGACGCTGTAGATTATTTACTTAAACCTATTTCTTTTGAGAGATTTTTAAAAGCGGTTAATAAAGTTCTTCAGGTAAACTATCCATTACCAGAAACAAGGAACTTCGGGATTAGCTTTGTGTATTTCAGGTCAGACCGGAAGATGATGAAAGTTTTTATTGATGAGATCCTTTATATAGAGAGTATTCGCGATTATCTAATTATACACCTGGAAGGCAACAGAGAGCTTCGCGTAAAGTTAAGTCTTAACCAAGTGATTGAAATGCTACCGGAAATCAAATTCTTAAGAATACACAGGTCTTATATAATTTCTATAGATAAGATAACCGCTTTCACCAAAACAGACGTTGAGATTGGCCGTATAGAATTACCTATAGGTAAGAGTTATTGCAGTTCATTTTCCAAATTAGTGCCAACCAACGCTAATCTCCCTAATGGAGTAGAGGAGAGAGAATAG
- a CDS encoding vanadium-dependent haloperoxidase has product MKTTAKILNGLLILFLLVSCEKDELESTDPNLLNSANSEASENFNNGMIKSYSSDVVIQWNELLSQSIDNRLPQPAEVKIYVMVTLAMHDALNNVVPKYETYALDNSEVDASDITKKNIHTIADAAVSKAARDMMAQVFPPSTATADALLNSILSNIEDSDLKTRGIAIGQEATAAILQKRSGDFPLAFAGYPLYTEPGEYRSDFMPWAMANPPVWPANAVYAPNLGSLTPFGIESGDQFRDQAPFPLNSADYIKDYNEVKMLGCTSCPARTEEQTEIGAFYIENTSSFNNRVARALIVQKKLDGWEAARLIGLIEMSQMDSYIASFDGKYHFNLWRPITAVRLGDSDGIDETTGDASWTPTFTTPPTPEYPSTHSYNGGAAAAVFRAYFNTDHCDLDLISPYNLPGTTRHLSSFSQMARDNALSRIYIGYHFRNAIVVGERQGGELGKYVFENNLREIKKLK; this is encoded by the coding sequence ATGAAAACAACTGCCAAAATTCTAAACGGATTACTAATCCTTTTTCTTCTGGTTTCCTGTGAAAAGGATGAACTGGAATCCACCGATCCTAATCTTCTGAATTCTGCCAATAGCGAGGCTTCAGAAAACTTTAATAACGGAATGATCAAATCCTATAGTAGTGATGTTGTAATTCAATGGAACGAATTGCTGAGTCAGTCTATAGATAACAGGTTACCGCAACCCGCTGAAGTGAAGATCTACGTGATGGTTACTCTGGCCATGCATGATGCACTTAACAATGTGGTTCCAAAGTATGAAACCTACGCCCTGGATAATAGTGAAGTAGATGCCAGTGATATTACAAAGAAGAATATTCATACTATAGCTGACGCCGCCGTTTCTAAAGCAGCCAGGGATATGATGGCTCAGGTATTCCCTCCTTCCACCGCTACAGCAGACGCATTATTGAATAGCATTTTATCAAATATTGAAGATTCAGATCTCAAAACAAGAGGCATAGCCATTGGGCAGGAAGCTACCGCGGCAATTCTGCAAAAACGATCCGGGGATTTTCCTTTGGCCTTTGCTGGCTATCCACTTTATACTGAACCGGGAGAATATCGTTCAGATTTCATGCCTTGGGCTATGGCAAACCCTCCCGTATGGCCAGCGAATGCCGTATATGCTCCTAATTTGGGAAGTCTAACGCCTTTCGGGATAGAATCTGGTGATCAATTTAGGGACCAGGCCCCTTTTCCGTTAAATTCAGCAGATTATATAAAAGATTACAATGAAGTAAAAATGCTTGGATGTACTTCCTGTCCCGCCAGGACCGAAGAACAAACTGAGATCGGAGCCTTTTATATAGAGAATACTTCAAGTTTCAACAACAGGGTCGCCAGGGCACTGATCGTTCAGAAAAAACTGGATGGTTGGGAAGCTGCACGATTGATCGGTCTTATTGAAATGTCACAAATGGATTCCTACATTGCCTCCTTTGATGGTAAATATCATTTCAATTTATGGAGACCTATTACTGCTGTTCGCTTAGGAGATTCAGACGGTATCGACGAAACAACCGGTGATGCTTCATGGACTCCAACCTTCACAACTCCTCCTACCCCGGAATATCCTTCAACCCATTCTTATAATGGCGGTGCTGCAGCCGCAGTTTTCAGAGCTTATTTTAACACCGATCATTGTGATCTGGACCTAATTAGTCCTTACAACTTACCCGGCACAACCCGGCATTTAAGTAGCTTTTCACAAATGGCGCGTGATAATGCTCTTTCAAGGATCTATATAGGTTATCACTTTAGAAACGCCATTGTGGTTGGAGAAAGACAGGGAGGTGAACTAGGAAAATATGTTTTTGAAAATAACCTTCGAGAGATCAAAAAACTAAAATAG